The following proteins are encoded in a genomic region of Oryzias latipes chromosome 17, ASM223467v1:
- the LOC110016899 gene encoding uncharacterized protein LOC110016899 isoform X3, with translation MALSIHPGLLLLWMVACKVWDTEAKPIAFVCNRAARRALNIVAELEGALSVCADLMTLSSPVLLPCTGLHAATWGEKSELEKREDIVVSLKLLSENIRTIRNSTQSECGTLLLQRLENNIRNYLLIITNLQLNQGSVLPPSLSCVPQSTQSLRRVLESYNQLITGKLESFTLTLGDRCTSQ, from the exons ATGGCTTTGAGCA TTCATCCAggtctcctgctgctctggatGGTTGCCTGTAAGGTGTGGGACACTGAGGCTAAACCCATAGCTTTTGTGTGCAACAGAGCTGCCAGGAGAGCATTGAACATTGTGGCAGAGCTGGAGGGTGCACTG AGTGTGTGCGCTGACTTGATGACCCTTTCCTCTCCAGTTCTGCTTCCCTGCACTGGACTTCATGCTGCAACATGGGGAGAAAAATCT GAGCTGGAAAAAAGAGAAGATATTGTTGTGTCATTGAAGCTTCTTTCTGAGAATATAAGAACTATAAGAAACTCAACACAATCTGAATGTGGAACTTTATTGCTGCAGAGATTAGAGAACAACATCAGAAACTATTTGCTCATAATCACAAATCTTCAGCTGAAT CAGGGGTCAGTGCTTCCTCCATCATTGTCTTGTGTTCCCCAAAGCACCCAGAGTCTGAGAAGAGTCTTGGAGAGCTACAACCAGTTGATCACTGGCAAACTGGAGAGTTTCACTCTCACGTTGGGAGACAGATGCACCTCTCAGTGA
- the LOC110016899 gene encoding uncharacterized protein LOC110016899 isoform X4, translating into MALSIHPGLLLLWMVACKVWDTEAKPIAFVCNRAARRALNIVAELEGALSVCADLMTLSSPVLLPCTGLHAATWGEKSELEKREDIVVSLKLLSENIRTIRNSTQSECGTLLLQRLENNIRNYLLIITNLQLNGSVLPPSLSCVPQSTQSLRRVLESYNQLITGKLESFTLTLGDRCTSQ; encoded by the exons ATGGCTTTGAGCA TTCATCCAggtctcctgctgctctggatGGTTGCCTGTAAGGTGTGGGACACTGAGGCTAAACCCATAGCTTTTGTGTGCAACAGAGCTGCCAGGAGAGCATTGAACATTGTGGCAGAGCTGGAGGGTGCACTG AGTGTGTGCGCTGACTTGATGACCCTTTCCTCTCCAGTTCTGCTTCCCTGCACTGGACTTCATGCTGCAACATGGGGAGAAAAATCT GAGCTGGAAAAAAGAGAAGATATTGTTGTGTCATTGAAGCTTCTTTCTGAGAATATAAGAACTATAAGAAACTCAACACAATCTGAATGTGGAACTTTATTGCTGCAGAGATTAGAGAACAACATCAGAAACTATTTGCTCATAATCACAAATCTTCAGCTGAAT GGGTCAGTGCTTCCTCCATCATTGTCTTGTGTTCCCCAAAGCACCCAGAGTCTGAGAAGAGTCTTGGAGAGCTACAACCAGTTGATCACTGGCAAACTGGAGAGTTTCACTCTCACGTTGGGAGACAGATGCACCTCTCAGTGA
- the LOC101161090 gene encoding solute carrier family 12 member 9 isoform X2, with product MTEKTPLLHHGRNSGSGPDPQVSDLTGLQGGRVAGRPAGPKLGVMFGVVIPTLLSMFSVVVFLRVGFVVGQAGLYHSIAMFMVAYFIITMTVLSVCAISTNGALHAGGAYYMISRALGPEFGGSIGIMFFLASVCACALYILGLVEAIMTTFGVPEEDAAVAAGHQVLPSGYWWCLLYGTILLFLCFIVCLVGAHIYAKATFLIFIIVMAVLASVFISFFVLEPTVVILPDTFHVNNTSPATANYTGVRLRTLEGNLFSHYTVDYTTGDLMSFATVFAVLFNGCTGIMAGSNMSGDLKNPSYSIPRGTLAAVLATFIIYNLISLLSALTCDRYLLQRDYSFLGDINVWPPMVTVGIYSSAMSAAMSSLIGASRILYALSKDNLFGVFLALAKKTARSGNPWVSVLISWLFVQVVLFAGKLNTIAGIVTIFFLLVYAAVNLACLALEWASAPNFRPSFRFFTWHTCTLGILGCLVMMFLISPIYAFASIVFMLLLLMLIHYLGPCSNWGYISQALIFHQVRKYLLMLDARKDHVKFWRLQVLLMVANPRSSTRLMTFVNDLKKSGLYVLGHVKLGSLDGLPSDPLQSYYDSWLSLVDHLKIKAFVNFTLADSVRHGVRNLLFISGFGGMRPNTLILGFYDDCIPQDNLCSDLLLSDEGVDAVCPIINSGQHLSPFFPDVRGAEEPKELREEEYVSIIADALKMGKNVILARYFNQFDRQEVLGLGKGFRDHQKLASVLQEVRAWKQASLRLFLCVEAGGRLQEEEELRLRSMLKELRISAQVQKVAWDNVVRLHWQRRGGEEDLVEYPQTDEERLRRQSDKDDSVQTRLSDASPTPDEYICAVNSLIFRHSSPQTAVRFLHLPHPPSDARRYRVYLHQVDLLSRDLGPTLLIHGITPVVTTDL from the exons atgacagaaaaaacaccTTTGTTGCACCACGGCCGGAACTCCGGATCCGGTCCAGATCCGCAGGTGTCCGACCTGACCGGGCTCCAGGGGGGCAGAGTGGCCGGGCGTCCGGCGGGCCCGAAGCTCGGAGTCATGTTTGGAGTGGTCATCCCAACCCTGCTGTCCATGTTCAGCGTCGTCGTGTTTTTACGCGTGG GATTTGTTGTGGGTCAAGCTGGACTGTACCACTCCATTGCCATGTTTATGGTGGCGTACTTCATCATTACAATGACTGTTCTTTCTGTTTGTGCCATCTCTACCAACGGGGCTTTACATGCTGGAGGCGCTTATT ACATGATCAGTCGAGCCCTGGGCCCTGAGTTTGGAGGCAGCATTGGAATTATGTTTTTCCTTGCcagcgtgtgtgcatgtgctctttacattttgggtttggttgAGGCCATCATGACTACTTTTGGAGTACCAGAGG AAGATGCTGCGGTTGCTGCTGGTCATCAGGTGTTGCCATCGGGGTACTGGTGGTGTCTGCTTTACGGCACCATTCTGCTTTTTCTGTGCTTCATTGTCTGCTTG GTGGGAGCTCACATCTACGCCAAAGCCACTTTCTTGATTTTCATCATAGTCATGGCAGTCCTGGCTTCTGTGTTCATTAGTTTCTTTGTTCTGGAGCCCACTGTGGTGATTCTACCAGATACTTTTCATGTTAACAACACCAGCCCAGCCACTGCTAATTACACTGGCGTCAGGCTCCGCACTCTGGAGGGCAATCTATTCT CTCATTACACGGTGGACTACACCACCGGTGACCTGATGAGTTTCGCCACTGTGTTTGCTGTCTTGTTTAACGGCTGCACTGGGATCATGGCCGGAtcaaacatgtcag GTGACCTAAAAAACCCCAGCTATTCCATCCCGAGAGGAACGCTTGCAGCCGTTCTCGCAACTTTCATTATATACAATCTCATTAGTCTGCTGTCTGCGCTGACCTGTGACCG TTACCTTCTCCAAAGAGACTACAGTTTTCTGGGAGATATTAATGTATGGCCGCCAATGGTGACAGTTGGAATCTACTCCTCTGCCATGTCTGCTGCAATGAGTAGCCTCATAGGAGCTTCCAGGATCTTGTACGCTCTATCAAAAGACAACTTATTTG GTGTATTTTTGGCACTTGCAAAGAAAACCGCTCGGAGTGGGAACCCCTGGGTGTCTGTGCTCATTTCGTGGCTCTTCGTACAG GTGGTGCTATTTGCTGGAAAATTGAACACCATAGCTGGCATTGTCACCATCTTTTTCTTGTTGGTTTATGCTGCTGTGAACCTGGCTTGTTTGGCCCTTGAATGGGCTTCTGCACCAAACTTCAG ACCCTCATTCCGCTTTTTTACGTGGCATACCTGCACTCTTGGCATCCTTGGCTGTCTGGTCATGATGTTCTTGATCAGTCCCATTTACGCTTTTGCCAGCATAGTCTTCATGTTGCTCCTCTTGATGCTTATACACTACCTGGGGCCATGCAGCAACTGGGGCTACATAAGCCAAGCTCTTATTTTTCATCAG gtGCGCAAGTATCTGCTGATGCTGGATGCTCGAAAGGACCACGTGAAGTTCTGGAGGCTGCAGGTGCTGCTGATGGTTGCAAATCCTCGCAGCAGCACGCGCCTCATGACTTTTGTTAATGACCTGAAAAAAAGTGGTCTCTATGTGCTGGGACACGTAAAGCTGGGATCCCTTG ATGGCTTGCCTTCTGACCCACTGCAGAGCTATTACGACTCCTGGCTGTCTTTAGTGGATCATTTGAAAATTAAGGCATTTGTAAACTTCACTCTGGCCGACTCGGTCAGACATGGAGTCCGGAATCTGCTTTTCATTTCTGGCTTTG GCGGAATGAGGCCAAACACCCTTATCTTAGGCTTCTATGATGACTGCATCCCTCAAGATAACTTGTGCAGTGACCTGCTCTTGTCTGATGAAGGAGTAGATGCGGTCTGTCCGATTATAAATTCTGGGCAGCATCTTTCTCCGTTTTTCCCTGATGTACGAGGTGCTGAAGAACCCAAAGAGCTGAGGGAAGAAGAATATGTGTCCATCATTGCAGATGCTCTCAAAATGGGAAAGAATGTGATTCTGGCTCGTTATTTTAACCAGTTTGATCGGCAAGAAGTGCTGGGTTTAGGGAAAGGGTTTAGAGATCACCAAAAG ctggccTCCGTGCTCCAAGAGGTCCGTGCCTGGAAACAAGCCAGTCTCCGCCTGTTCTTGTGTGTGGAGGCTGGTGGCAGGctgcaagaagaagaagaattgaGGCTTCGGAGTATGCTAAAAGAGTTGCGAATATCAGCTCAAGTGCAGAAGGTGGCTTGGGATAATGTTGTGAGACTGCACTGGCAAAGAAGAGGTGGGGAGGAAGATCTGGTGGAGTACCCACAGACTGATGAAGAGAGGCTGAGGCGGCAAAGTGATAAGGATGACTCTGTTCAGACCCGCCTCAGTGACGCTTCGCCCACGCCAGATGAGTACATTTGCGCCGTTAACAGTCTAATATTCCGGCACAGCTCTCCTCAAACTGCTGTGCGTTTCCTGCATTTGCCCCACCCCCCATCGGATGCACGCCGCTATCGTGTCTACCTGCATCAGGTGGACTTGTTGAGTAGGGACCTTGGCCCGACTTTGCTCATCCATGGAATTACTCCTGTCGTCACAACGGATTTGTAG
- the LOC110016899 gene encoding uncharacterized protein LOC110016899 isoform X2: MALSSLLLLWMVACKVWDTEAKPIAFVCNRAARRALNIVAELEGALSVCADLMTLSSPVLLPCTGLHAATWGEKSELEKREDIVVSLKLLSENIRTIRNSTQSECGTLLLQRLENNIRNYLLIITNLQLNVYVFCLSSASALPVFCLDQQGSVLPPSLSCVPQSTQSLRRVLESYNQLITGKLESFTLTLGDRCTSQ; encoded by the exons ATGGCTTTGAGCA gtctcctgctgctctggatGGTTGCCTGTAAGGTGTGGGACACTGAGGCTAAACCCATAGCTTTTGTGTGCAACAGAGCTGCCAGGAGAGCATTGAACATTGTGGCAGAGCTGGAGGGTGCACTG AGTGTGTGCGCTGACTTGATGACCCTTTCCTCTCCAGTTCTGCTTCCCTGCACTGGACTTCATGCTGCAACATGGGGAGAAAAATCT GAGCTGGAAAAAAGAGAAGATATTGTTGTGTCATTGAAGCTTCTTTCTGAGAATATAAGAACTATAAGAAACTCAACACAATCTGAATGTGGAACTTTATTGCTGCAGAGATTAGAGAACAACATCAGAAACTATTTGCTCATAATCACAAATCTTCAGCTGAAT GTTTATGTGTTTTGCCTGTCATCAGCCTCAgctcttcctgttttttgtttggacCAGCAGGGGTCAGTGCTTCCTCCATCATTGTCTTGTGTTCCCCAAAGCACCCAGAGTCTGAGAAGAGTCTTGGAGAGCTACAACCAGTTGATCACTGGCAAACTGGAGAGTTTCACTCTCACGTTGGGAGACAGATGCACCTCTCAGTGA
- the LOC101161090 gene encoding solute carrier family 12 member 9 isoform X1 → MTEKTPLLHHGRNSGSGPDPQVSDLTGLQGGRVAGRPAGPKLGVMFGVVIPTLLSMFSVVVFLRVGFVVGQAGLYHSIAMFMVAYFIITMTVLSVCAISTNGALHAGGAYYMISRALGPEFGGSIGIMFFLASVCACALYILGLVEAIMTTFGVPEEDAAVAAGHQVLPSGYWWCLLYGTILLFLCFIVCLVGAHIYAKATFLIFIIVMAVLASVFISFFVLEPTVVILPDTFHVNNTSPATANYTGVRLRTLEGNLFSHYTVDYTTGDLMSFATVFAVLFNGCTGIMAGSNMSGDLKNPSYSIPRGTLAAVLATFIIYNLISLLSALTCDRYLLQRDYSFLGDINVWPPMVTVGIYSSAMSAAMSSLIGASRILYALSKDNLFGVFLALAKKTARSGNPWVSVLISWLFVQVVLFAGKLNTIAGIVTIFFLLVYAAVNLACLALEWASAPNFRPSFRFFTWHTCTLGILGCLVMMFLISPIYAFASIVFMLLLLMLIHYLGPCSNWGYISQALIFHQVRKYLLMLDARKDHVKFWRLQVLLMVANPRSSTRLMTFVNDLKKSGLYVLGHVKLGSLDGLPSDPLQSYYDSWLSLVDHLKIKAFVNFTLADSVRHGVRNLLFISGFGGMRPNTLILGFYDDCIPQDNLCSDLLLSDEGVDAVCPIINSGQHLSPFFPDVRGAEEPKELREEEYVSIIADALKMGKNVILARYFNQFDRQEVLGLGKGFRDHQKVKGPFIDVWPLNLLQPGSLGYVNISSLFLLQLASVLQEVRAWKQASLRLFLCVEAGGRLQEEEELRLRSMLKELRISAQVQKVAWDNVVRLHWQRRGGEEDLVEYPQTDEERLRRQSDKDDSVQTRLSDASPTPDEYICAVNSLIFRHSSPQTAVRFLHLPHPPSDARRYRVYLHQVDLLSRDLGPTLLIHGITPVVTTDL, encoded by the exons atgacagaaaaaacaccTTTGTTGCACCACGGCCGGAACTCCGGATCCGGTCCAGATCCGCAGGTGTCCGACCTGACCGGGCTCCAGGGGGGCAGAGTGGCCGGGCGTCCGGCGGGCCCGAAGCTCGGAGTCATGTTTGGAGTGGTCATCCCAACCCTGCTGTCCATGTTCAGCGTCGTCGTGTTTTTACGCGTGG GATTTGTTGTGGGTCAAGCTGGACTGTACCACTCCATTGCCATGTTTATGGTGGCGTACTTCATCATTACAATGACTGTTCTTTCTGTTTGTGCCATCTCTACCAACGGGGCTTTACATGCTGGAGGCGCTTATT ACATGATCAGTCGAGCCCTGGGCCCTGAGTTTGGAGGCAGCATTGGAATTATGTTTTTCCTTGCcagcgtgtgtgcatgtgctctttacattttgggtttggttgAGGCCATCATGACTACTTTTGGAGTACCAGAGG AAGATGCTGCGGTTGCTGCTGGTCATCAGGTGTTGCCATCGGGGTACTGGTGGTGTCTGCTTTACGGCACCATTCTGCTTTTTCTGTGCTTCATTGTCTGCTTG GTGGGAGCTCACATCTACGCCAAAGCCACTTTCTTGATTTTCATCATAGTCATGGCAGTCCTGGCTTCTGTGTTCATTAGTTTCTTTGTTCTGGAGCCCACTGTGGTGATTCTACCAGATACTTTTCATGTTAACAACACCAGCCCAGCCACTGCTAATTACACTGGCGTCAGGCTCCGCACTCTGGAGGGCAATCTATTCT CTCATTACACGGTGGACTACACCACCGGTGACCTGATGAGTTTCGCCACTGTGTTTGCTGTCTTGTTTAACGGCTGCACTGGGATCATGGCCGGAtcaaacatgtcag GTGACCTAAAAAACCCCAGCTATTCCATCCCGAGAGGAACGCTTGCAGCCGTTCTCGCAACTTTCATTATATACAATCTCATTAGTCTGCTGTCTGCGCTGACCTGTGACCG TTACCTTCTCCAAAGAGACTACAGTTTTCTGGGAGATATTAATGTATGGCCGCCAATGGTGACAGTTGGAATCTACTCCTCTGCCATGTCTGCTGCAATGAGTAGCCTCATAGGAGCTTCCAGGATCTTGTACGCTCTATCAAAAGACAACTTATTTG GTGTATTTTTGGCACTTGCAAAGAAAACCGCTCGGAGTGGGAACCCCTGGGTGTCTGTGCTCATTTCGTGGCTCTTCGTACAG GTGGTGCTATTTGCTGGAAAATTGAACACCATAGCTGGCATTGTCACCATCTTTTTCTTGTTGGTTTATGCTGCTGTGAACCTGGCTTGTTTGGCCCTTGAATGGGCTTCTGCACCAAACTTCAG ACCCTCATTCCGCTTTTTTACGTGGCATACCTGCACTCTTGGCATCCTTGGCTGTCTGGTCATGATGTTCTTGATCAGTCCCATTTACGCTTTTGCCAGCATAGTCTTCATGTTGCTCCTCTTGATGCTTATACACTACCTGGGGCCATGCAGCAACTGGGGCTACATAAGCCAAGCTCTTATTTTTCATCAG gtGCGCAAGTATCTGCTGATGCTGGATGCTCGAAAGGACCACGTGAAGTTCTGGAGGCTGCAGGTGCTGCTGATGGTTGCAAATCCTCGCAGCAGCACGCGCCTCATGACTTTTGTTAATGACCTGAAAAAAAGTGGTCTCTATGTGCTGGGACACGTAAAGCTGGGATCCCTTG ATGGCTTGCCTTCTGACCCACTGCAGAGCTATTACGACTCCTGGCTGTCTTTAGTGGATCATTTGAAAATTAAGGCATTTGTAAACTTCACTCTGGCCGACTCGGTCAGACATGGAGTCCGGAATCTGCTTTTCATTTCTGGCTTTG GCGGAATGAGGCCAAACACCCTTATCTTAGGCTTCTATGATGACTGCATCCCTCAAGATAACTTGTGCAGTGACCTGCTCTTGTCTGATGAAGGAGTAGATGCGGTCTGTCCGATTATAAATTCTGGGCAGCATCTTTCTCCGTTTTTCCCTGATGTACGAGGTGCTGAAGAACCCAAAGAGCTGAGGGAAGAAGAATATGTGTCCATCATTGCAGATGCTCTCAAAATGGGAAAGAATGTGATTCTGGCTCGTTATTTTAACCAGTTTGATCGGCAAGAAGTGCTGGGTTTAGGGAAAGGGTTTAGAGATCACCAAAAGGTAAAAGGGCCATTCATTGATGTATGGCCTCTGAATCTGCTTCAGCCTGGCAGCCTTGGATACGTCAACATCTCCTCATtattcctgctgcagctggccTCCGTGCTCCAAGAGGTCCGTGCCTGGAAACAAGCCAGTCTCCGCCTGTTCTTGTGTGTGGAGGCTGGTGGCAGGctgcaagaagaagaagaattgaGGCTTCGGAGTATGCTAAAAGAGTTGCGAATATCAGCTCAAGTGCAGAAGGTGGCTTGGGATAATGTTGTGAGACTGCACTGGCAAAGAAGAGGTGGGGAGGAAGATCTGGTGGAGTACCCACAGACTGATGAAGAGAGGCTGAGGCGGCAAAGTGATAAGGATGACTCTGTTCAGACCCGCCTCAGTGACGCTTCGCCCACGCCAGATGAGTACATTTGCGCCGTTAACAGTCTAATATTCCGGCACAGCTCTCCTCAAACTGCTGTGCGTTTCCTGCATTTGCCCCACCCCCCATCGGATGCACGCCGCTATCGTGTCTACCTGCATCAGGTGGACTTGTTGAGTAGGGACCTTGGCCCGACTTTGCTCATCCATGGAATTACTCCTGTCGTCACAACGGATTTGTAG
- the LOC110016899 gene encoding uncharacterized protein LOC110016899 isoform X1, which produces MALSIHPGLLLLWMVACKVWDTEAKPIAFVCNRAARRALNIVAELEGALSVCADLMTLSSPVLLPCTGLHAATWGEKSELEKREDIVVSLKLLSENIRTIRNSTQSECGTLLLQRLENNIRNYLLIITNLQLNVYVFCLSSASALPVFCLDQQGSVLPPSLSCVPQSTQSLRRVLESYNQLITGKLESFTLTLGDRCTSQ; this is translated from the exons ATGGCTTTGAGCA TTCATCCAggtctcctgctgctctggatGGTTGCCTGTAAGGTGTGGGACACTGAGGCTAAACCCATAGCTTTTGTGTGCAACAGAGCTGCCAGGAGAGCATTGAACATTGTGGCAGAGCTGGAGGGTGCACTG AGTGTGTGCGCTGACTTGATGACCCTTTCCTCTCCAGTTCTGCTTCCCTGCACTGGACTTCATGCTGCAACATGGGGAGAAAAATCT GAGCTGGAAAAAAGAGAAGATATTGTTGTGTCATTGAAGCTTCTTTCTGAGAATATAAGAACTATAAGAAACTCAACACAATCTGAATGTGGAACTTTATTGCTGCAGAGATTAGAGAACAACATCAGAAACTATTTGCTCATAATCACAAATCTTCAGCTGAAT GTTTATGTGTTTTGCCTGTCATCAGCCTCAgctcttcctgttttttgtttggacCAGCAGGGGTCAGTGCTTCCTCCATCATTGTCTTGTGTTCCCCAAAGCACCCAGAGTCTGAGAAGAGTCTTGGAGAGCTACAACCAGTTGATCACTGGCAAACTGGAGAGTTTCACTCTCACGTTGGGAGACAGATGCACCTCTCAGTGA